The following coding sequences lie in one Scatophagus argus isolate fScaArg1 chromosome 9, fScaArg1.pri, whole genome shotgun sequence genomic window:
- the zgc:174935 gene encoding FK506-binding protein 4 isoform X2, with the protein MKAQIFLPVTVIVSVALMGVVKIRSKEQEKDDKQRLFVNIKMRVTNDVLEEYENERTETSNQLVKARGRYKIMEEELKSVQIQADKAKAEVDTCKGNQKIASDKLASLQTELKNLQAAMDEETTKWKTEAEALKKQVSARSSVCDFLKTGSDAGSKLCNGQVIAVAPKQEEPKAEAPKQEEPKAEVPKQEEPKAEAPKQEEPKAEAPKKR; encoded by the exons ATGAAGGCGCAGATATTTCTACCCGTGACTGTAATCGTGTCTGTGGCTTTGATGGGTGTCGTAAAAATCCGGTCAAAGGAGCAAGAGAAAGACGACAAACAGAGGCTGTTTGTGAATATCAAGATGCGGGTGACCAACGATGTGCTAGAAGAGTATGAGAACGAGAGGACAGAGACGAGTAACCAACTGGTAAAGGCCCGTGGTCGGTACAAAATAATGGAGGAAGAGCTGAAATCAGTCCAGATACAAGCAGATAAGGCGAAGGCTGAAGTGGACACCTGCAAAGGAAACCAG AAAATCGCAAGTGATAAGCTTGCATCACTACAGACAGAACTCAAAAATCTCCAAG CTGCCATGGATGAGGAGACGACCAAGTGGAAGACAGAAGCGGAAGCTCTGAAAAAACAAGTCAGCGCACGGAGCTCAGTGTGTGACTTTCTGAAAACAGGCTCAGATGCAGGAAG CAAGCTGTGTAACGGACAAGTGATTGCAGTGGCCCCCAAACAAGAAGAGCCAAAGGCAGAG GCCCCTAAACAGGAAGAGCCAAAGGCAGAGGTCCCTAAACAGGAAGAGCCAAAGGCGGAGGCCCCCAAACAAGAGGAGCCAAAGGCGGAGGCCCCCAAGAAGAGATGA
- the si:dkey-87o1.2 gene encoding uncharacterized protein si:dkey-87o1.2, translating to MKFAVGLFGLSVVVMVFMIFQALRQEFILRNLKTRMAENTADVKRKEQTIVEVKNKIKEMKTTLETVSGQIEELSKKKAGLEKSTKDFDKDLHSCNDEKADAERRNVDVAQAMDKLKTKHEESAAIAKKEIQSLKQQILDRDKAICAFADTTKEEARKLCDIPEAPK from the exons ATGAAGTTCGCAGTTGGTTTATTCGGCCTCAGTGTGGTCGTGATGGTTTTCATGATTTTCCAGGCCCTGCGCCAGGAGTTCATCCTGCGTAATTTGAAAACGCGCATGGCGGAGAACACGGCGGATGTCAAGAGAAAGGAGCAAACCATCGTcgaagtgaaaaacaaaatcaaggaGATGAAGACGACTCTGGAAACCGTGAGCGGACAGATAGAAGAGCTGAGCAAGAAGAAGGCGGGCTTGGAAAAATCAACAAAAGACTTTGATAAAGATCTGCATAGCTGTAACGACGAAAAG GCAGATGCTGAGAGGAGGAACGTGGATGTTGCACAGGCAATGGATAAACTGAAAA CTAAACATGAAGAAAGTGCAGCAATAGCCAAGAAGGAGATTCAGAGCTTGAAACAGCAGATTTTGGATCGAGACAAAGCTATCTGTGCCTTTGCAGATACAACTAAGGAGGAAGCACG gAAGCTGTGTGACATCCCTGAAGctccaaaataa
- the zgc:174935 gene encoding neurofilament medium polypeptide isoform X1: MKAQIFLPVTVIVSVALMGVVKIRSKEQEKDDKQRLFVNIKMRVTNDVLEEYENERTETSNQLVKARGRYKIMEEELKSVQIQADKAKAEVDTCKGNQKIASDKLASLQTELKNLQAAMDEETTKWKTEAEALKKQVSARSSVCDFLKTGSDAGSKLCNGQVIAVAPKQEEPKAEAPKQEEPKAEAPKQEEPKAEAPKQEEPKAEAPKQEEPKAEVPKQEEPKAEAPKQEEPKAEAPKKR; this comes from the exons ATGAAGGCGCAGATATTTCTACCCGTGACTGTAATCGTGTCTGTGGCTTTGATGGGTGTCGTAAAAATCCGGTCAAAGGAGCAAGAGAAAGACGACAAACAGAGGCTGTTTGTGAATATCAAGATGCGGGTGACCAACGATGTGCTAGAAGAGTATGAGAACGAGAGGACAGAGACGAGTAACCAACTGGTAAAGGCCCGTGGTCGGTACAAAATAATGGAGGAAGAGCTGAAATCAGTCCAGATACAAGCAGATAAGGCGAAGGCTGAAGTGGACACCTGCAAAGGAAACCAG AAAATCGCAAGTGATAAGCTTGCATCACTACAGACAGAACTCAAAAATCTCCAAG CTGCCATGGATGAGGAGACGACCAAGTGGAAGACAGAAGCGGAAGCTCTGAAAAAACAAGTCAGCGCACGGAGCTCAGTGTGTGACTTTCTGAAAACAGGCTCAGATGCAGGAAG CAAGCTGTGTAACGGACAAGTGATTGCAGTGGCCCCCAAACAAGAAGAGCCAAAGGCAGAGGCCCCTAAACAAGAAGAGCCAAAAGCAGAGGCCCCTAAACAAGAAGAGCCAAAAGCAGAGGCCCCTAAACAAGAAGAGCCAAAAGCAGAGGCCCCTAAACAGGAAGAGCCAAAGGCAGAGGTCCCTAAACAGGAAGAGCCAAAGGCGGAGGCCCCCAAACAAGAGGAGCCAAAGGCGGAGGCCCCCAAGAAGAGATGA
- the them4 gene encoding acyl-coenzyme A thioesterase THEM4: MAKCLGRIFMGFGSAIKTQLRRPSSLSVRTTDVRTIVALPSSFFPKPRDFSLPNSSWGPEMMQLYEHYNSQCEAETEGGKKQEGPWRRLPSYNRLLKYATGGVYLSKMIQSKARLFTRNIRDSGAAFEYVLFVNNDEQKCVGIFQAGHLLEGPPGHVHGGAIATMIDTVAGTQATMISGPIVTANLNINYRSPIPLGSTVLLESSLDKKEGKKTFISCKVTSPDGSKVHTESTVLFVSISISHLLQRE; the protein is encoded by the exons ATGGCAAAGTGCCTCGGTCGAATATTCATGGGCTTCGGCTCAGCGATAAAGACTCAACTCCGCCGCCCGTCCAGCCTTTCAGTCAGGACCACCGATGTGCGGACCATCGTG GCGCTGCCATCGTCCTTTTTCCCCAAGCCTCGAGACTTCAGCCTGCCTAACTCCTCGTGGGGCCCAGAAATGATGCAATTGTATGAGCATTACAACAGCCAGTGTGAGGcggagacagagggaggaaagaaacaggaaggaCCGTGGAGGAGACTGCCTAGCTACAACCGTCTTCTCAAGTATGCTACAG GCGGTGTGTATCTTAGTAAGATGATCCAGTCAAAAGCCCGACTTTTCACCCGGAACATCAGAGACTCGGGGGCAGCATTTgagtatgttttgtttgtcaacAATGATGAACAAAAGTGTGTGGGCATTTTCCAGGCTGGACATCTGCTGGAGGGGCCACCagg acATGTCCACGGGGGGGCGATAGCAACTATGATTGATACTGTGGCAGGGACTCAAGCTACTATGATCTCTGGACCTATTGTGACTGCCAACCTCAATATTAACTACCGCAG CCCCATCCCACTGGGAAGCACAGTGTTGCTTGAATCCTCTCTGGATAAGAAGGAAGGCAAAAAAACCTTTATTTCATGTAAAGTGACCAGTCCTGACGGCTCCAAAGTGCACACAGAATCAACAG TGCTGTTCGTGTCAATCAGTATCAGCCATCTACTGCAGAGAGAGTGA